In Vespula pensylvanica isolate Volc-1 chromosome 7, ASM1446617v1, whole genome shotgun sequence, the genomic window tcgaaaggtTAGTACTATCAATCGAATTTAATGCAGCCAACTTCGTGGCGGGTTAAATTGAAAACACTGGTAAAGAACTCTAAACCACTCTAAACTTCGTTTAAGATTTATGATTTATAGTTATAACGTTAAAGAACTTTTATAACggttttatagaaatattatgaaagCTATGTCTCATCATTACGTGGTGACGGCACATAAACCTACAGCTGTCACTGCTTGTGTGACTGGTAAgtaatgtaattttcttcaaataatagcaaatataatttctaaaatctttgctttttatatttctctcattAAAGGTAATTTCACGTCACCAACGGATCTGAATTTAATATTAGCTAAAAACGtacgattagaaatatatctGGTTACTCCAGAAGGGTTGAGGCCCTTAAAGGAAGTTGGAATTTATGGAAAAATTGCtgtaataaaattcttcaGACCACCGGTAAGGTTATCTTGATTCTTCAATACgctttaattacaattttctttttttgctttttgacttttgttttttatgttCTATATGATATTTGTATTTACTTATGTATACAAGATCTAAATTGGTATCCATAaagtttttgtatttatacagtatgaaagaaaagatttgttGTTTCTCCTAACAACAAGATACAATGCTATGATTTTGGAATGTattggagaaggagaagatatAGAGATAAGAACCAGAGCGCATGGAAATGTAGCCGATCGTATTGGAAAGGCTTCAGAAACTGGTATCAAAGCTGTTATTGATCCTAAAGCACGTGTAATAGGACTTAGACTATACGATggtctttttaaaattattccttTGGATAAACATAATCCAGAGTTAAAAGCATCGTCGATTCGTATGGATGAACAACAAGTGCAAGATGTTAATTTCTTACACGGATGTGCTAATCCAACATTGATCTTAATTCATCAAGACATCAATGGAAGGCATGTAAAAACACATGAAATCTCACtgagagataaagaatttgttaaaatacCATGGAGACAAGATAATGTAGAACGTGAAGCTATGATGGTCATTCCTGTGCCTTCTCCAATTTGTGGTGCAATTATAATAGGACAAGAGAGTATTTTATATCACGATGGAACTACATATGTAGCTGTTGTACCGCcaattattaaacaaagtaCTATAACATGCTATGCCAAAGTAGACAATCAAGGGCTCAGATATTTATTAGGAGATCTAGCTGGACATTTGTTCATGTTGTTTttagaacaagaaaagaaacctGATGGCACACAAGTagtaaaagatttaaaagtaGAACTTTTAGGCGAAATTAGCATTCCAGAGTGTATAACTTATTTGGATAATGGTGTAATATTTATTGGTAGCCGTCTAGGTGATTCTCAATTGATTAAGTTAATAACAAAGGCAGATGAAAATGGATCTTATTGTGTACCAATGGAAACATTTACAAATCTAGCACCAATAGTTGACATGGCTGTTGTTGATCTTGAAAGACAAGGACAAGGTCAGATGGTTACCTGTTCTGGTGCTTTTAAAGAGGGTTCTCTCAGAATCATTAGAAATGGTATTGGTATTCAAGAACATGCAAGTATCGATTTGCCAGGCATCAAAGGCATGTGGGCTCTTAAAATTGGTGGTGgtaattttgataatacatTAGTACTTTCTTTTGTTGGCCAGACAAGAATTTTAACTTTGAATGGCGAAGAAGTTGAAGAAACAGATATACCAGGCTTTGTTGCGGATGAACAAACCTTTCATACTGGAAATGTGactaatgatttatttattcaaattacaCCAAGCTCTGCAAGATTGATTTCAAATGAAAGTAAATCTGTTGTATCTGAATGGGAAcctacgaataaaaaaaccaTTAGTGTAGTTGCATGTAATGGTACTCAAGTATTATGCGCCACTGGTAATGATTTATTCTACATGGAGATCATACATGGTCAAATTATTCCAAAAGGATTTGCTACATTACAGCATGAGGTAGCATGTCTGGATATTTCTCCATTGGATGGAAGCAATGAAGCACGTGTAGTTGCAGTAGGTTTGTGGACAGATATTTCTGTTCGAATTTTAACTATACCTattttagaagaaataaataaagaattattaggCGGTGAAATCATACCAAGATCGATTTTAATGACTTGTTTTGAAGGTAATACATATCTTCTGTGTGCACTTGGAGATGGTAGTATGTATTACTTTACTCTGCATAAACTGACTGGCTTTCTCtcagataagaaaaaagttacgTTAGGTACACAGCCAACAGTACTAAGAACTTTTAGGTCCTTGTCTACTACCAATGTTTTTGCTTGTTCTGATAGACCAACAGTCATCTATTCTTCAAATCATAAGCTCGTGTTTAGTAATGTTAACTTGAAAGAAGTAAATCACATGTGTTCATTAAATGCAGAATCATATCCAGACAGCCTGGCATTGGCTACAGATAGTACTGTAACTATAGGAACAATTGATGAAATTCAAAAATTACACATACGAACTGTTCCTCTTGGAGAATCACCTAGACGAATTGCATATCAAGAAAGTTCTCAAACTTTCGGCGTCATCACAATGAGGGTAGATATGCAAGAAAGCAGTGGTGTCAGTATTGTTAGACACTCTGCATCCACTCAAGCTGCTTCAACATCTAGCAGTAGTCATATAGCAGCTCATAATAAACCAACAGGACATACAGCCAGCGAAATTGGACAAGAAATTGAAGTCCACAATCTTCTTATTATAGATCAACACACATTTGAAGTTCTTCATGCACACACATTAATGCCTACTGAATATGCCTTATCATTAATATCTACAAAATTAGGTGAAGACCCAACTTCTTATTATGTAGTCGGAACTGCATTAATAAATCCTGATGAAACTGAACCGAGAATGGGcaggatattattatatcattggGGTGATGGAAAACTTACTCAAGtagcagaaaaagaaatcaaaggaTCATGTTATTCATTGGTAGAATTTAATGGAAAACTTCTTGCAAGTATCAATAGTACAGTTCGTCTGTTTGAATGGACTGCTGAGAAAGAACTTAGGCTAGAATGTAGtcattttaatcatattatagCACTGTATCTTAAAACCAAAGGTGACTTTGTCTTAGTTGGAGATCTTATGAGATCTTTAACACTTCTTCAATACAAAACTATGGAAGGTAGTTTTGAAGAAATAGCCAGAGATTACAATCCTAATTGGATGACAGCTATTGAAATTTTGGATGATGATACATTTTTGGGAGCTGAAAATTGCTACAATCTCTTTGTTTGTCAAAAAGATAGGtaagatattataaagatagaaaatattgacttgtatttataaataaaacgaaatatgaATTCGTTTGGCgtgttttttttatagtgCAG contains:
- the LOC122630467 gene encoding DNA damage-binding protein 1, with product MKAMSHHYVVTAHKPTAVTACVTGNFTSPTDLNLILAKNVRLEIYLVTPEGLRPLKEVGIYGKIAVIKFFRPPYERKDLLFLLTTRYNAMILECIGEGEDIEIRTRAHGNVADRIGKASETGIKAVIDPKARVIGLRLYDGLFKIIPLDKHNPELKASSIRMDEQQVQDVNFLHGCANPTLILIHQDINGRHVKTHEISLRDKEFVKIPWRQDNVEREAMMVIPVPSPICGAIIIGQESILYHDGTTYVAVVPPIIKQSTITCYAKVDNQGLRYLLGDLAGHLFMLFLEQEKKPDGTQVVKDLKVELLGEISIPECITYLDNGVIFIGSRLGDSQLIKLITKADENGSYCVPMETFTNLAPIVDMAVVDLERQGQGQMVTCSGAFKEGSLRIIRNGIGIQEHASIDLPGIKGMWALKIGGGNFDNTLVLSFVGQTRILTLNGEEVEETDIPGFVADEQTFHTGNVTNDLFIQITPSSARLISNESKSVVSEWEPTNKKTISVVACNGTQVLCATGNDLFYMEIIHGQIIPKGFATLQHEVACLDISPLDGSNEARVVAVGLWTDISVRILTIPILEEINKELLGGEIIPRSILMTCFEGNTYLLCALGDGSMYYFTLHKLTGFLSDKKKVTLGTQPTVLRTFRSLSTTNVFACSDRPTVIYSSNHKLVFSNVNLKEVNHMCSLNAESYPDSLALATDSTVTIGTIDEIQKLHIRTVPLGESPRRIAYQESSQTFGVITMRVDMQESSGVSIVRHSASTQAASTSSSSHIAAHNKPTGHTASEIGQEIEVHNLLIIDQHTFEVLHAHTLMPTEYALSLISTKLGEDPTSYYVVGTALINPDETEPRMGRILLYHWGDGKLTQVAEKEIKGSCYSLVEFNGKLLASINSTVRLFEWTAEKELRLECSHFNHIIALYLKTKGDFVLVGDLMRSLTLLQYKTMEGSFEEIARDYNPNWMTAIEILDDDTFLGAENCYNLFVCQKDSAATSEDERQQMQEVGQFHLGDMVNIFRHGSLVMQNLGESSTPTQGCVLFGTVSGAIGLVTQIPFAFYEFLRNLEDRLTSVIKSVGKIEHNFWRSFNTELKIEQCEGFIDGDLIESFLDLSHDKMAEVAMGLMIDDGSGMKKEATVDDLVKIVEDLTRIH